A portion of the Streptomyces sp. NBC_01335 genome contains these proteins:
- a CDS encoding MFS transporter — protein MPADRPPRPAPALPRRVRVGYGLGSLATGTFSTVPGLVLLYYLTDVLAVPAAVAGAAVFLPKAWDVLVNPLVGAASDRSRLRGGPRRPFLLIGACTLPPSFALIFAAPDLRGGAAAGYVAVLFLLAATAYAVFQVPYVTMPAEMTEDPAERGRVLAWRVAFLGVAILLSGALAPAVAHADGDTPASYRLMGVVVAVLLAAGMFGAWFTTRWAPTVARSEAEPSLRAQLAAARTNRPFLHLAGMWTLQALAIGVMLAGVQYFATYTLGSASAVTPLFACMIGPLVLFMPLWNRLARRKGTRYAQWCASLLYIAGALALAFTGAAGPVLGYLAVAAVGIAYAGLQLLPLTLLADTLAADAVRTGKRRTATFTGLWTAAETLAFALGAGVFALVLAVTGFRSSDADHEVAQPAAALTGITAGMSLLPAVLAAASLLLLHRYREEADPTAVTPSAPNEDLTRAD, from the coding sequence ATGCCCGCCGACAGACCCCCGCGACCCGCGCCCGCCCTGCCCCGCCGGGTGCGCGTCGGTTACGGCCTGGGTTCCCTCGCCACCGGCACCTTCTCCACCGTGCCCGGTCTCGTCCTGCTCTACTACCTCACCGACGTGCTGGCCGTGCCCGCCGCCGTCGCCGGGGCCGCCGTCTTCCTCCCCAAGGCGTGGGACGTCCTCGTCAACCCGCTGGTCGGCGCGGCCTCCGACCGCAGCCGGCTGCGCGGCGGCCCCCGCCGCCCCTTCCTGCTGATCGGCGCCTGCACCCTGCCGCCGTCCTTCGCGCTGATCTTCGCCGCCCCCGACCTGCGCGGCGGAGCCGCCGCCGGATACGTCGCCGTGCTCTTCCTGCTCGCCGCGACCGCGTACGCCGTCTTCCAGGTGCCGTACGTGACGATGCCCGCCGAGATGACCGAGGACCCCGCCGAGCGCGGCCGGGTACTGGCCTGGCGGGTGGCGTTCCTCGGCGTCGCCATCCTGCTCTCCGGCGCCCTGGCCCCCGCCGTCGCGCACGCGGACGGCGACACCCCCGCGAGCTACCGGCTGATGGGCGTCGTCGTCGCCGTGCTCCTCGCGGCGGGCATGTTCGGCGCCTGGTTCACCACCCGGTGGGCCCCCACCGTCGCCCGCAGCGAGGCCGAACCCTCCCTCCGCGCCCAACTCGCGGCCGCCCGCACCAACCGCCCCTTCCTCCACCTCGCCGGGATGTGGACGCTCCAGGCGCTGGCGATCGGCGTGATGCTCGCGGGCGTCCAGTACTTCGCCACCTACACGCTGGGCTCGGCGTCCGCGGTGACCCCGCTCTTCGCCTGCATGATCGGCCCGCTGGTGCTCTTCATGCCGCTCTGGAACCGGCTCGCCCGCCGCAAGGGCACCCGGTACGCCCAGTGGTGCGCCTCGCTGCTCTACATCGCCGGGGCGCTCGCCCTCGCCTTCACCGGGGCGGCCGGTCCGGTGCTCGGCTACCTCGCGGTGGCCGCCGTCGGCATCGCGTACGCGGGCCTCCAGCTACTGCCGCTGACCCTGCTGGCCGACACCCTCGCCGCCGACGCGGTCCGCACCGGCAAGCGCAGGACCGCGACCTTCACCGGACTGTGGACGGCCGCCGAGACCCTCGCCTTCGCCCTGGGCGCCGGAGTGTTCGCGCTGGTCCTCGCGGTGACGGGGTTCCGCTCCTCGGACGCCGACCACGAGGTCGCCCAGCCCGCCGCCGCCCTCACCGGCATCACCGCCGGGATGAGCCTGCTGCCCGCCGTCCTCGCCGCCGCGAGCCTCTTGCTGCTGCACCGCTACCGCGAGGAAGCCGACCCCACCGCCGTGACCCCTTCCGCCCCGAACGAGGACCTGACCCGTGCCGACTGA
- a CDS encoding amino acid permease — MRDAPPPPAPAEPLSHGLKQRHLTMLGLGGVIGAGLFVGSGAGIAVAGPAIIVSYLIAGALAMLVMRMLGEMSAAMPASGSFSVHAERALGRWAGFSVGWLYWFLLVVVLAVEATAAAQIAHGWVPAVEPWAWVLLFMVVFTTANLTAVKNFGEFEFWFAALKVCAIVAFLVLGTLAAFGVLPDTDPVGLTNLTGRGGFLPNGWSGVLSGVLTVVFAFGGLEVLTIAAAETDDPARAVGRAVRSAVVRILFFYVGSMLVIVTVLPWTAQQSGLSPYVKVLDSIGVPSAGQIMNVVIFVALLSALNANLYGSSRMIFSLAERGEAPRGLLKVSGATRNGGGVPRRAVLASVAFGFVSVLLNLEWPDTVFLYLLNSVGAVLLFVWALIALSQLRLRPRLDREAAARGPERGPVLRMWCFPYLTWLTLVALFAVLVLMLADDSARGQVLWSAGATALVLLVAWVRGSRARRGASAGH; from the coding sequence ATGCGCGACGCACCACCGCCCCCCGCCCCCGCCGAGCCCCTCTCCCACGGGCTCAAGCAACGGCATCTGACGATGCTCGGTCTCGGCGGGGTGATCGGGGCGGGGCTGTTCGTCGGTTCGGGCGCCGGAATCGCGGTCGCGGGACCGGCCATCATCGTGTCGTACCTGATCGCGGGCGCCCTGGCGATGCTGGTGATGCGGATGCTCGGGGAGATGTCGGCGGCGATGCCCGCCTCGGGATCCTTCTCCGTGCACGCGGAACGCGCGCTGGGGCGCTGGGCCGGGTTCAGTGTGGGCTGGCTCTACTGGTTCCTGCTGGTGGTGGTGCTGGCCGTGGAGGCGACGGCGGCGGCGCAGATCGCGCACGGCTGGGTGCCGGCGGTCGAGCCGTGGGCGTGGGTGCTGCTCTTCATGGTGGTCTTCACCACGGCCAACCTCACCGCGGTGAAGAACTTCGGCGAGTTCGAGTTCTGGTTCGCCGCGCTGAAGGTCTGCGCGATCGTGGCCTTCCTGGTGCTCGGGACGCTCGCCGCCTTCGGGGTGCTGCCGGACACCGATCCGGTGGGCCTGACCAACCTCACGGGCCGGGGCGGGTTCCTGCCGAACGGCTGGAGCGGGGTGCTCTCCGGGGTACTGACGGTGGTCTTCGCCTTCGGCGGCCTGGAGGTCCTCACCATCGCCGCCGCCGAGACCGACGATCCGGCGCGCGCGGTGGGGCGGGCGGTGCGCAGCGCGGTGGTGCGCATCCTCTTCTTCTACGTCGGCTCGATGCTGGTGATCGTGACGGTGCTGCCGTGGACCGCGCAGCAGTCGGGGCTGAGCCCGTACGTGAAGGTGCTGGACTCGATCGGGGTGCCGTCCGCCGGGCAGATCATGAACGTCGTGATCTTCGTGGCGCTGCTCTCCGCGCTCAACGCGAACCTCTACGGCTCCTCGCGGATGATCTTCTCGCTGGCCGAGCGGGGCGAGGCGCCGCGCGGGCTGCTGAAGGTGTCGGGGGCGACGAGGAACGGCGGCGGGGTGCCGCGGCGGGCGGTGCTCGCCTCGGTGGCCTTCGGTTTCGTCTCCGTACTCCTCAATCTGGAGTGGCCGGACACCGTCTTCCTCTACCTGCTCAACTCGGTCGGGGCGGTGCTGCTGTTCGTCTGGGCGCTGATCGCCCTCTCCCAGCTGCGGCTGCGCCCGCGCCTCGACCGGGAGGCCGCGGCGCGGGGCCCGGAGCGGGGGCCGGTGCTGCGGATGTGGTGCTTCCCGTATCTGACCTGGCTGACGCTGGTGGCGCTGTTCGCGGTGCTCGTGCTGATGCTCGCCGACGACTCCGCGCGCGGGCAGGTGCTCTGGTCGGCGGGGGCGACGGCGCTGGTGCTGCTGGTCGCGTGGGTACGTGGGTCCAGGGCGCGGCGGGGCGCGTCGGCGGGGCACTGA
- a CDS encoding mycothiol-dependent nitroreductase Rv2466c family protein translates to MSDTTTAPGKTPADFWFDPLCPWAWMTSRWMLEVEKVRDVEVRWHVMSLAVLNEDKLDQLPEEYRDLLEKKAWGPVRVVVAAQQLHGDEVTGPLYTALGTRFHNNGEGPTREAVLGALADVDLPASLADFMDDATYDAELRASHQEGIDKVGQEVGTPVIAVPGADGEQVAFFGPVVTPAPKGEAAAKLWDGTLLVASVPGFYEIKRTRTQGPIFD, encoded by the coding sequence ATGTCCGACACCACCACCGCACCTGGCAAGACCCCCGCGGACTTCTGGTTCGACCCGCTCTGCCCGTGGGCGTGGATGACCTCCCGCTGGATGCTGGAGGTCGAGAAGGTACGCGACGTCGAGGTCCGCTGGCACGTGATGAGCCTCGCCGTCCTCAACGAGGACAAGCTGGACCAGCTGCCCGAGGAGTACCGCGACCTGCTGGAGAAGAAGGCGTGGGGCCCGGTCCGGGTCGTCGTCGCCGCCCAGCAGCTGCACGGTGACGAGGTCACCGGCCCGCTCTACACCGCGCTCGGCACCCGCTTCCACAACAACGGCGAGGGCCCGACCCGCGAAGCGGTCCTCGGCGCGCTCGCCGACGTCGACCTGCCCGCCTCGCTCGCCGACTTCATGGACGACGCCACCTACGACGCCGAGCTGCGCGCCTCCCACCAGGAGGGCATCGACAAGGTCGGCCAGGAGGTCGGCACCCCGGTCATCGCGGTGCCCGGCGCCGACGGCGAGCAGGTCGCGTTCTTCGGCCCGGTCGTGACCCCCGCCCCCAAGGGCGAGGCCGCGGCGAAGCTCTGGGACGGCACGCTGCTGGTCGCCTCGGTCCCCGGCTTCTACGAGATCAAGCGGACCCGCACCCAGGGCCCGATCTTCGACTGA
- a CDS encoding amino acid permease: MTSGTTVREPGGEPEGAAADAGGAGGPGDSGGTGGELKAGLKNRHLSMIAIGGVIGAGLFVGSGAGIAAAGPAILVSYALVGTMVVLVMRMLGEMAAARPSSGSFSAYADQALGRWAGFSIGWLYWFFWVVVLAVEATAGAAILESWVPAVPQWGWALIVMTVLTATNLISVGSYGEFEFWFAGIKVVAIGAFVIVGLLAVFGLLPGSDNAGSGFAHLTDSGGFLPKGPGAILTGVLMVVFSFMGSEIVTLAAGESADPRRAVSKATNSVIWRIAIFYLGSILVVLTLLPWNDPSIVEKGSYVAALDSIGIPHAGQVMDVIVLTAVLSCLNSGLYTASRMAYSLGGRGDAPRAFTRVNKRGVPQAAILSSVVFGFVAVFFNYQWPDTVFAFLLNSSGAVALFVWLVICFTQLRMRPMIERESPGKPVVRMWLFPYLTWATIAMISFVLVYMLTDDAGREQVLLSLLVAAVVVAVSLVRERRGRRVTARD; the protein is encoded by the coding sequence ATGACGTCGGGGACCACGGTGAGGGAGCCGGGCGGCGAGCCGGAAGGTGCGGCGGCCGATGCCGGAGGTGCGGGTGGCCCGGGAGACTCCGGCGGCACGGGCGGCGAGCTGAAGGCCGGGCTCAAGAACCGGCACCTTTCGATGATCGCCATCGGCGGGGTGATCGGCGCGGGCCTCTTCGTGGGCTCCGGCGCGGGCATCGCCGCCGCCGGTCCGGCGATCCTCGTCTCGTACGCCCTGGTCGGCACCATGGTGGTGCTGGTGATGCGGATGCTCGGCGAGATGGCGGCCGCGCGGCCCAGCTCGGGGTCCTTCTCCGCCTACGCCGACCAGGCGCTCGGGCGCTGGGCGGGGTTCTCCATCGGCTGGCTGTACTGGTTCTTCTGGGTGGTCGTGCTCGCCGTGGAGGCCACGGCGGGGGCGGCGATCCTGGAGAGCTGGGTGCCGGCCGTACCGCAGTGGGGGTGGGCGCTGATCGTGATGACCGTGCTGACCGCCACGAACCTGATCTCGGTCGGCAGTTACGGCGAGTTCGAGTTCTGGTTCGCCGGAATCAAGGTCGTCGCCATCGGCGCCTTCGTGATCGTCGGGCTGCTCGCGGTCTTCGGGTTGCTGCCCGGTTCCGACAACGCGGGTTCCGGGTTCGCCCATCTCACCGACAGCGGCGGCTTCCTGCCGAAGGGGCCGGGGGCGATCCTGACCGGGGTGCTGATGGTGGTCTTCTCCTTCATGGGCAGCGAGATCGTCACGCTCGCCGCCGGTGAGTCCGCGGACCCCCGGCGCGCCGTGTCGAAGGCGACCAACAGCGTCATCTGGCGGATCGCGATCTTCTACCTGGGCTCGATCCTCGTGGTGCTGACGCTGCTGCCGTGGAACGACCCGTCGATCGTGGAGAAGGGCAGTTACGTCGCCGCGCTCGACTCCATCGGCATCCCGCACGCCGGGCAGGTGATGGACGTCATCGTGCTGACGGCCGTGCTCTCCTGCCTCAACTCCGGTCTCTACACGGCCTCCCGGATGGCCTACTCGCTCGGCGGCCGGGGCGACGCGCCCCGCGCCTTCACCCGGGTGAACAAGCGGGGCGTCCCGCAGGCGGCGATCCTCTCCTCGGTCGTCTTCGGTTTCGTGGCGGTCTTCTTCAACTACCAGTGGCCGGACACCGTCTTCGCCTTCCTGCTGAACTCCTCGGGGGCGGTGGCGCTCTTCGTCTGGCTGGTCATCTGCTTCACCCAGCTGCGGATGCGCCCCATGATCGAGCGCGAGTCGCCCGGGAAGCCGGTCGTGCGGATGTGGCTCTTCCCCTATCTGACCTGGGCGACGATCGCGATGATCTCGTTCGTCCTCGTCTACATGCTCACCGACGACGCGGGCCGCGAGCAGGTGCTGCTGTCGCTGCTGGTCGCGGCGGTGGTGGTCGCGGTGTCGCTGGTACGGGAACGGCGCGGGCGCCGGGTGACGGCGCGGGACTGA
- a CDS encoding superoxide dismutase: MATYTLPELPYDYAALEPVINPQIIELHHDKHHAAYVKGANDTLEQLEEARDKEAWGAVNGLQKNLAFHLSGHILHSIYWHNMTGDGGGEPLAADGVGDLADAITASFGSFAGFKSQLTKAAATTQGSGWGVLAYEPLSGRLIVEQVYDHQGNVGQGSVPVLVFDAWEHAFYLQYKNQKVDFIEAMWRVVNWQDVAQRYAAAKARENVLLLAP; encoded by the coding sequence ATGGCCACCTACACGCTCCCGGAACTCCCGTACGACTACGCGGCGCTGGAACCGGTCATCAACCCGCAGATCATCGAGCTCCATCACGACAAGCACCACGCGGCGTACGTGAAGGGCGCGAACGACACCCTGGAGCAGCTGGAGGAGGCCCGGGACAAGGAGGCCTGGGGCGCGGTCAACGGGCTCCAGAAGAACCTCGCGTTCCACCTCTCGGGGCACATCCTGCACTCGATCTACTGGCACAACATGACCGGCGACGGCGGCGGCGAACCGCTCGCGGCGGACGGCGTCGGCGACCTCGCGGACGCGATCACCGCCTCCTTCGGCTCCTTCGCCGGCTTCAAGTCCCAGCTGACGAAGGCCGCCGCCACCACACAGGGATCGGGCTGGGGCGTGCTCGCGTACGAGCCGCTGAGCGGCCGGCTGATCGTCGAGCAGGTCTACGACCACCAGGGCAACGTCGGCCAGGGCTCCGTGCCGGTCCTCGTCTTCGACGCCTGGGAGCACGCCTTCTACCTCCAGTACAAGAACCAGAAGGTCGACTTCATCGAAGCGATGTGGCGGGTCGTCAACTGGCAGGACGTCGCGCAGCGGTACGCCGCCGCCAAGGCGCGCGAGAACGTGCTGCTGCTCGCCCCCTGA
- a CDS encoding amino acid permease, translating to MPRTPTSSPAAGPPAPTGSPTQAAVPPDAQAAAPDGSSLGNGLRQRHLSMIALGGVIGAGLFVGSGAGIASAGPSIVVAYAVSGLLVMLVMRMLGEMSAANPASGSFSVHAERALGPWAGFTAGWSFWVLLSVAVGLEGIGAADIVTGWLPGTPQWMWVALFMAALLGTNLAAVRNFGEFEFWFAALKVAAISLFLILGVLAITGVLPDVDAPGSANLSGDGGFLPHGANGFIIGLLASVFAYGGLETVTIAAAESENPVRGVAKAVRTAMWRIALFYVGSMAVIVVLVPWDDPKVVEKGPYVATLDHLGIPAAGRIMDVVILVALLSAMNANIYGASRMAGSLVARGQGPKVLGRISSGVPRNAVLASSVFGFLCVLLSYWRPDDVFPWLLNMIGAVILVVWIFIALSQLVLRGRTEREAPEKLVVRMWLFPVATVGALLAMAGIFVLMLRQPDTRDQLLATGGLTVVLIVVGLIRQRRSAAAR from the coding sequence ATGCCCCGCACCCCCACCTCCTCCCCCGCCGCCGGTCCGCCGGCGCCCACCGGGTCCCCCACCCAGGCCGCCGTACCGCCCGACGCGCAGGCCGCCGCCCCGGACGGTTCCTCGCTCGGCAACGGCCTCCGGCAGCGCCATCTGTCGATGATCGCGCTCGGCGGGGTCATCGGCGCCGGGCTCTTCGTCGGCTCGGGCGCGGGCATCGCCTCGGCGGGCCCGTCGATCGTCGTCGCCTACGCGGTCTCCGGGCTGCTGGTCATGCTGGTGATGCGGATGCTCGGCGAGATGTCGGCCGCCAACCCGGCGTCCGGCTCCTTCTCCGTGCACGCCGAGCGGGCGCTCGGGCCGTGGGCCGGGTTCACCGCGGGCTGGTCGTTCTGGGTGCTGCTCTCGGTCGCGGTCGGGCTGGAGGGCATCGGCGCGGCGGACATCGTGACGGGCTGGCTGCCGGGTACCCCGCAGTGGATGTGGGTGGCGCTCTTCATGGCCGCGCTCCTGGGCACCAACCTGGCGGCGGTGCGCAACTTCGGCGAGTTCGAGTTCTGGTTCGCCGCGCTGAAGGTCGCCGCCATCTCGCTCTTCCTGATCCTCGGTGTGCTGGCGATCACCGGGGTGCTGCCCGACGTGGACGCCCCCGGCTCCGCCAACCTCAGCGGTGACGGCGGTTTCCTGCCGCACGGGGCGAACGGGTTCATCATCGGGCTGCTCGCCTCCGTCTTCGCGTACGGCGGGCTGGAGACGGTCACCATCGCGGCGGCCGAGTCGGAGAACCCGGTGCGCGGGGTCGCGAAGGCGGTCCGTACCGCGATGTGGCGGATCGCGCTCTTCTACGTCGGGTCGATGGCGGTCATCGTGGTGCTGGTGCCGTGGGACGACCCGAAGGTCGTGGAGAAGGGCCCGTACGTGGCGACCCTCGACCACCTGGGCATCCCGGCGGCCGGCCGGATCATGGACGTGGTGATCCTGGTGGCGCTGCTCTCGGCGATGAACGCCAACATCTACGGCGCCTCCCGGATGGCGGGTTCACTGGTGGCGCGCGGTCAGGGCCCGAAGGTGCTCGGCCGGATCTCGTCCGGGGTGCCGCGCAACGCGGTGCTGGCCTCCTCGGTCTTCGGCTTCCTCTGCGTGCTGCTGAGCTACTGGCGGCCCGACGACGTCTTCCCGTGGCTGCTCAACATGATCGGCGCGGTGATCCTGGTCGTCTGGATCTTCATCGCTCTCTCCCAGCTGGTCCTGCGCGGGCGCACCGAGCGCGAGGCGCCGGAGAAGCTGGTGGTGCGGATGTGGCTGTTCCCGGTGGCGACGGTGGGCGCACTGCTGGCGATGGCCGGAATCTTCGTGCTGATGCTCCGCCAGCCCGACACGCGCGACCAGCTGCTGGCCACCGGCGGGCTGACGGTGGTCCTGATCGTGGTCGGGCTGATCCGGCAGCGGCGGAGCGCGGCGGCGCGCTGA
- a CDS encoding pyridoxal phosphate-dependent decarboxylase family protein, with the protein MPTDPVPTPAATGRPAAEVLAELRALRGADAPTRGGRTFAYVYDAGLDGLDELTAEAYTAFATVNGLDPTVFPSVARLENDLVRAAVDLLGVPGAQGTFTSGGTESILLAVKTARDHARAVRGVTDPQLVLPSTAHAAFHKAAHYLGLEPVVVPVDPVTFRADAQAMAAALTDRTALVVASTPSYAHGVVDPVAEIAAAASARGVLCHVDACIGGWLLPHLRRAGRDIPPFDLSVPGVTSLSVDLHKYGYADKGASVVLYRDAELRRHQYFAHAGWPGYPVVNPTVQGTKSGGLLAQAWAALQHVGEDGYTALAGRVAEASDRLLAGLRALPGLRVLGEPAAGLVAFTVLGGEAGGEQGEEREDGADREHGAPDAAPGEGVPSEGVPGEGASSEGVPDLSLLLHLADEMRELGWYLQPQLSFDGLPPNLHLTLTPATVGQVDALLTDLAKALSAARALDPVAVDPALAELAAGLDPDTLGPEEVAGVLAFAGLDGDAGLPGRMAPVLALLDALPGRLKERLLAEFIGAVFRV; encoded by the coding sequence GTGCCGACTGACCCCGTACCCACCCCCGCCGCGACCGGCCGCCCCGCCGCCGAGGTGCTGGCCGAACTGCGCGCCCTGCGCGGCGCCGACGCCCCCACCCGGGGCGGGCGCACCTTCGCCTACGTCTACGACGCCGGGCTCGACGGACTCGACGAGCTGACGGCCGAGGCGTACACCGCCTTCGCCACCGTCAACGGGCTCGACCCCACCGTCTTCCCCAGCGTCGCCCGGCTGGAGAACGACCTGGTCCGCGCCGCCGTCGACCTCCTCGGCGTCCCCGGCGCCCAGGGCACCTTCACCAGCGGCGGCACCGAGAGCATCCTGCTCGCCGTCAAGACCGCCCGCGACCACGCCCGTGCCGTACGCGGGGTGACGGACCCCCAGCTGGTGCTGCCCTCCACCGCCCACGCGGCCTTCCACAAGGCCGCCCACTACCTGGGCCTCGAACCGGTCGTCGTCCCCGTCGACCCGGTCACCTTCCGGGCCGACGCCCAAGCGATGGCCGCCGCCCTCACCGACCGCACCGCCCTCGTGGTCGCCTCCACCCCCTCGTACGCCCACGGGGTCGTCGACCCGGTCGCCGAGATCGCCGCCGCCGCCTCCGCGCGCGGGGTGCTCTGCCACGTCGACGCCTGCATCGGCGGCTGGCTGCTGCCCCATCTGCGGCGCGCCGGGCGGGACATCCCGCCGTTCGACCTGTCGGTGCCCGGCGTCACCTCGCTCTCCGTCGACCTCCACAAGTACGGATACGCCGACAAGGGCGCCTCCGTGGTGCTCTACCGGGACGCCGAACTCCGCCGTCACCAGTACTTCGCGCACGCCGGCTGGCCCGGCTACCCGGTCGTCAACCCCACGGTGCAGGGCACCAAGTCCGGCGGGCTGCTCGCCCAGGCGTGGGCCGCCCTCCAGCACGTGGGCGAGGACGGTTACACCGCACTCGCCGGCCGGGTCGCCGAGGCGTCCGACCGGCTGCTGGCCGGGCTGCGCGCCCTGCCCGGCCTCCGGGTCCTCGGCGAACCCGCCGCCGGACTGGTGGCGTTCACCGTCCTCGGAGGGGAAGCGGGCGGGGAGCAAGGGGAGGAGAGAGAGGACGGGGCGGACAGGGAGCACGGGGCGCCGGACGCGGCTCCCGGTGAAGGGGTGCCCAGCGAAGGGGTGCCCGGTGAAGGGGCGTCCAGTGAAGGGGTGCCCGACCTCAGCCTGCTGCTCCACCTCGCCGACGAGATGCGCGAGCTCGGCTGGTACCTCCAGCCCCAGCTCTCCTTCGACGGCCTGCCGCCCAACCTGCACCTCACGCTCACCCCGGCCACGGTCGGCCAGGTCGACGCCCTCCTCACCGACCTGGCGAAGGCGCTGTCCGCCGCCCGCGCGCTGGACCCCGTCGCGGTCGACCCCGCCCTCGCCGAGCTCGCCGCGGGCCTGGATCCGGACACGCTCGGGCCGGAGGAGGTCGCGGGCGTGCTCGCCTTCGCCGGCCTCGACGGGGACGCCGGTCTGCCCGGCCGGATGGCCCCGGTACTGGCGCTGCTGGACGCCCTGCCGGGACGGCTGAAGGAGCGTCTGCTCGCGGAGTTCATCGGCGCGGTGTTCCGGGTCTGA
- a CDS encoding Fpg/Nei family DNA glycosylase, which produces MPEGHTIHRLAADHRERFAGRPVRVSSPQGKFADSAALLDGQVLDAVDAHGKHLFLGFGATGWVHIHLGLFGKLGFGTVPAPPPSDTVRLRLLGDGHYADLRGPTTCALVTEPEKQAIHERLGPDPLRADEDGTRAWQRISRSRITVAALLMDQKVVSGVGNVYRAEVLFRHGIDPYRPGKDLTRAEWDAIWTDLVLLMREGVRNNRIDTVRPEHLPEAMGRPPRVDDHGGEVYVYRRDRRPCHICGTDVRTAELAARNLFWCPTCQKR; this is translated from the coding sequence GTGCCCGAGGGACACACCATCCACCGCCTCGCCGCCGACCACCGCGAGCGGTTCGCCGGGCGGCCGGTGCGGGTCAGCAGCCCGCAGGGCAAGTTCGCCGACAGCGCGGCGCTCCTCGACGGCCAGGTGCTCGACGCCGTCGACGCCCACGGCAAGCACCTCTTCCTCGGCTTCGGCGCCACCGGCTGGGTCCACATCCACCTCGGCCTCTTCGGGAAGCTCGGCTTCGGTACGGTCCCGGCCCCGCCGCCCTCCGACACGGTCCGCCTCCGGCTGCTGGGCGACGGCCACTACGCCGATCTGCGCGGCCCCACCACCTGCGCCCTGGTCACCGAGCCCGAGAAACAGGCGATACACGAGCGCCTCGGCCCGGACCCGCTGCGCGCCGACGAGGACGGCACCCGCGCCTGGCAGCGGATCTCCCGCAGCCGGATCACCGTCGCCGCCCTGCTGATGGACCAGAAGGTCGTCTCCGGCGTCGGCAACGTCTACCGCGCCGAGGTCCTCTTCCGCCACGGCATCGACCCGTACCGCCCCGGCAAGGACCTCACCCGCGCCGAATGGGACGCGATCTGGACCGACCTCGTCCTGCTGATGCGCGAGGGCGTACGGAACAACCGGATCGACACCGTCCGCCCCGAGCACCTGCCCGAAGCGATGGGCCGCCCGCCCCGCGTCGACGACCACGGCGGCGAGGTCTACGTCTACCGGCGCGACCGCCGCCCCTGCCACATCTGCGGCACCGACGTCCGCACCGCCGAACTGGCGGCCCGCAACCTCTTCTGGTGCCCCACCTGCCAGAAGCGCTGA
- a CDS encoding ribose-5-phosphate isomerase — protein MRVYLGSDHAGYELKNHLVEWLTAHGHEAVDCGPHIYDAQDDYPPFCLRAAEKTAADPDSLGIVIGGSGNGEQIAANKVKGVRAALAWSEQTAALGREHNNANVVAIGGRMHSQEESTKFVEIFLNTPYSNEERHSRRIEMLEAYEETGALPPIPAHHPQQG, from the coding sequence ATGCGCGTGTACCTCGGATCGGACCATGCCGGCTACGAACTCAAGAACCACCTCGTCGAGTGGCTGACGGCCCACGGCCACGAGGCCGTGGACTGTGGACCCCACATCTATGACGCCCAGGACGACTACCCGCCGTTCTGCCTCCGCGCCGCCGAGAAGACGGCCGCGGACCCGGACAGCCTCGGCATCGTGATCGGCGGCTCCGGCAACGGCGAGCAGATCGCCGCCAACAAGGTCAAGGGCGTCCGTGCGGCGCTGGCCTGGAGCGAGCAGACCGCCGCCCTCGGCCGCGAGCACAACAACGCCAACGTGGTGGCCATCGGCGGCCGGATGCACTCCCAGGAGGAGTCCACCAAGTTCGTCGAGATCTTCCTGAACACGCCGTACTCCAACGAGGAGCGCCACTCCCGGCGCATCGAGATGCTCGAGGCGTACGAGGAGACCGGCGCGCTCCCGCCGATCCCCGCCCACCACCCGCAGCAGGGCTGA
- a CDS encoding biotin transporter BioY, producing the protein MSTAAAPVRTGVVLADLLPAVRHRAAVDTALVMGGAALTGLAAQISVPIPGSPVPVTGQTFAALLIGTALGARRGFLSLALYAIVGMAGVPWFSGGTSGAGGATFGYVLGMLLAATVVGALARRGGDRSVLRTAGTMVVGSAVTYAVGVPYLALSTGMSASAAIAAGLTPFLIGDAVKALLAMGALPASWKLLGRRG; encoded by the coding sequence ATGAGCACTGCTGCCGCCCCCGTCCGTACCGGAGTGGTCCTCGCCGACCTGCTGCCCGCGGTCCGGCACCGCGCCGCCGTCGACACGGCCCTCGTCATGGGCGGCGCGGCCCTCACCGGTCTCGCCGCGCAGATATCGGTCCCGATCCCCGGCTCCCCGGTCCCCGTCACGGGCCAGACCTTCGCCGCGCTCCTCATCGGCACCGCGCTGGGCGCCCGCCGCGGCTTCCTCTCGCTCGCGCTGTACGCGATCGTCGGCATGGCGGGTGTGCCGTGGTTCTCCGGCGGCACCTCCGGCGCGGGCGGTGCCACCTTCGGCTACGTCCTCGGCATGCTGCTCGCCGCGACCGTCGTCGGCGCCCTCGCCCGCCGGGGCGGCGACCGCTCCGTGCTGCGTACCGCGGGCACCATGGTGGTCGGCTCCGCCGTCACCTACGCCGTCGGCGTCCCCTACCTCGCCCTCTCCACCGGCATGTCGGCGAGCGCCGCCATCGCTGCCGGCCTGACGCCCTTCCTCATCGGCGACGCCGTGAAGGCCCTGCTGGCGATGGGCGCGCTGCCCGCCTCCTGGAAGCTCCTCGGCCGCCGCGGCTGA